ACGCCTGCCATTCTGGTGGCGATTTTTGCCGGGCTTTATTTAAATTTGGGTATGCAATCGTGGTTTAGTGAACGGGTCTCAACTGCACTCAGCTCCTCCAAAACGGTTGCAAAAGCGTATCGTGCAGAACATGTGCGCTCCATTCAAATCGACGCCCTTGGCCTTGCCAACAGCCTAAATAGAAAAGCCCCACAACTTTCACGCTCACGTTATGCGCTTGAGCGCGAATTAAACCGGCTGGCCTTGGAAAAAAACCTTGTTGAAGCGGCACTCTTAGACGGGCAGGGGCGTGTTATCGCCCAGACAGCCTTAACCCTAAGCCTTGCCTTTGATAAAATTTCAAAAGAGACATTTGAAAAAGCCAATCAAAATGATGTGGTCAGTAGTTATGAGGCTAAAAATGACCGTGCGCGCGCCGTTGTAAAGCTTGAGCGCTATATTGATACCTATCTCTTTATCGGGCGCTTTATCCCGCCTGAAATCAGTGGCTCGATCAATCGGGTTGAGACCGCCTATAAACAATATTCAGAGCTGGAAAAACGCCGTGAAGGCATTCACATCAGCTTTATCATGATCTTCATGATCATTGCCTTGATGCTTTTACTGGCTGCTGCATGGCTGGGGATGATGTTTGCCAACCAGATGGTGCGCCCGCTTACAGACCTGATTGAGGCCAGTGAGCGTATCCGTAAAGGTGATTTGGCTGTGCGTGTAGACAAAGAACATAGTGCAGATGAAATCGGCCTTTTAGGGCGCGCCTTTAACCGCATGACCGAACAGCTTGAGGCCCAGCGCGAAAGCCTTGTTGAGGCCAACCGTGAACTGGCTGAGCGTCACCGTTTTACCGAAACTGTTCTTGATGGGGTTACAGCAGGGGTTATCGGGATTGACCCTGAAGGCTTTATCCATCTGCCTAACCGTTTTGCCAGCCTGTTCTTAAAGACCGAGATTAATGATCTCATCGGCAAGCCCTTGCGCGAAATTGTGCCTGAGCTGGAAGAACTTCTTTCTCAAGCCTCTCTTAAACCCAATCGCCCGGCCCAAGAAGAAGTCAAACTGTTACGTGATGGGCAGGTACGTATTATCAATGCCAATATTGCCGCAGAATGGGTTGATGATGACCTGATTGGTTATGTACTGACCTTTGATGATATTACCGAACTGCAAAGTGCCCAGCGCCGTGCAGCTTGGGCCAATGTGGCAAGACGCATTGCCCATGAGATTAAAAACCCGCTCACACCTATTCAGCTCTCAGCAGAGCGTTTGAAGCGGAAATATCTTAAAGACATTAAAAATGACCCAGAAACATTTTCAATGTGTACAGAGACCATCATTCGCCAAGTCGATGATATGCGCAATATGGTGGATGAGTTTTCTTCCTTTGCCAGAATGCCGCGTCCCGTCTTAAAAATGATCAGCATTAATGAGCTGTGCGGTGAAACCATCTTCTTGGAAAAGAACCGCACCGAAGCCATTAACTATGAGTTAGACCTGCCAGATACGGATATCGCCTTATTATGTGATCGCCAACAGGTTTCCCGCCTATTGACCAATCTGGTTAAAAATGCCGCAGAAGGTATTTTTACAAAGTTCAATTTGGATGGGGAAAGCCCAATCCCTGAAGGTATGGAAAGCCCCATTGGCACGGTGTCTCTCAAGCTGTTTGAAGCAGAAGGCGAGATTGTTATTACGATTGCAGATAATGGCGTTGGCTTCCCCCAAGATGAGCGTGAACGCCTAACTGACCCTTATGTAACAACGCGCACGAAAGGCACAGGCCTTGGCCTTGCCATTGTGAAAAAGATTATGGAAGAACACCAAGGCCAACTGGCCTTGAAAGACCGAGAAGGTGGCGGTGCTATTGTCGAGCTTCGCTTCCCAGAACTAGAAGAATATGGGCAACCCGCCCAAGAAGATAATAAAGAAGAAGATCCTATGAAAATGACAGTAAGGCTGGTGACAGATGGCGCATGATATCTTAATTGTCGATGATGAAGCCGATATCAGAATGCTCACTGCAGGCATTCTTGAAGATGAAGGCTATGAAACCCGCGAAGCCGGTGGTGATATCCAAGCCCTTGAAAGCGTAAAAACACGACGCCCCAGTCTTGTTTTGCTCGATATCTGGCTTCAAGGCAGCCGCCTTGATGGGCTAGGCATCTTAAAGGCGTTAAAAAAAGACCATCCCGATCTGCCCGTTGTGATGATGAGTGGTCACGGCACGATTGAAACTGCTGTCAAAGCGCTCCACGATGGCGCTTATGATTTTATTGAAAAGCCGTTCAAAACAGACCGCCTTTTAATGTCTGTTGAGCGTGCTTTAGAAACAGCAGATCTGCGCCGTGAAAATGCCGAGCTGAGATCACGCGGTGCAGTAGAAAGTCAACTGGTTGGCACCTCATCACGCCTTAACCAATTGCGCCAAGCTGTTGAAAAAGTTGCGACATCTAATAGTCGTGTGCTGATTAATGGGCCTGCGGGTAGCGGTAAAGAAGTTGCAGCACGTCACATGCACCTTCAGTCTAAACGCGCCAAGGGCCCCTTTGTTGTGTTAAATTGCGCAACCATGGAAGCAGACGTTGTGGAGAGCGAGCTCTTTGGCATTGAAGCTGATGGCAAGCCCGGTAAAGTCGGCTTTTTTGAACAAGCCCATAACGGCACCTTATTGCTCGATGAAGTCAGCGATATGCCCCAAGACACCCAAGGAAAAATCGTTCGCGTCTTGCAAGAACAACGCTTTCAACGTGTTGGAGGTAATGTTCCGGTCGAAGTTGACGTGCGCGTTGTGGCAGCCAGTTCAAAAGACTTAAGCCTTGAAATGGCAGAAGGGCGCTTTCGCGAAGATTTATTTTACCGTCTAAGTGTTGTCCCCATTGATATCCCCGCCTTAAATGAACACCGTGAAGATATTGCCCAACTGGCGCAATATTTCATGACAAAAACAGCCGAAGCTCTTGGTCATGCACCGCGAACCTTTAATGATGATGCGCTGGCTGCTATGCAAGCCTATGACTGGCCCGGTAATGTGCGTGAACTGCGAAATGTTGTTGAGCGGGTATTGATTATGGCACCGGGGGATGCAAGCCAGCCCATTAGTGCAGAAATGTTACCTCGCGAAGTCACCACACAGGATTCTGAATCCTTGAAATGGGATCAAGCCAGTGAAATCATGGGTCTGCCATTGCGCGATGCCCGTGAGATTTTCGAGCGTGAATATCTCAGCACCCAGATTAATCGATTTGGTGGCAATATCTCAAAAACGGCTAGTTTTGTCGGTATGGAACGTTCAGCCCTTCATCGTAAGCTCAAATCCCTGAGCCTCACGACAGAAGAAAAAGCAAAAGCTTAAAAGGAATTACAGACACATGAAGGTCATTATTTGTGGGGCAGGGCAAGTTGGCTCCAACATTGCCCACTATCTGGCGATGGAAGACAACGATGTAACCGTTGTGGACCAATCTCCGACCTTGATCGGCAAACTCACCGATACACTTGATTGTCGTGGTGTTGCAGGCCATGCCAGCCACCCTGATGTGCTTAAAGAAGCCGGGGCAGAAGATGCCGATATGTTAATCGCAGTAACTTATACCGATGAGATTAACATGGTTGCTGCTCAAGTGGCCCATTCGCTCTTTAATGTGCCGACAAAAATTGCCCGGATCCGCTCGCAAAGCTATCTCGCACCGGAATGGCAAAATCTCTACACCCGTGAAAACCTGCCCATCGATGTGATCATCTCACCGGAGATTGAGGTTGCACGCGCCGTTATGCGCCGCCTGACGGTACCCGGTGCAACTGATATGATCCCGCTGTGTGGGGGCAAGGTTCGCCTTGTGGGCGTGCGTTGTGAAGAAGATTGTCCCTTGGTTCACACCCCGCTTCGCCAACTGGCCCAGCTCTTTCCTGATCTCAACATCGTTGTGGTCGGTATGGTGCGTGACGGTAAATCCCTCATCCCAAGTGCGGATGATCAATTCCTGCCCGGTGATGAAGCCTTCTTTGTGGTGGATGAAGAACATATGGGCCGCGCGCTCACCGCCTTTGGCCATGATGAAACAGAAGCACGCCGCTTATTGATCTTTGGTGGCGGGAACATCGGCTTATTCCTCGCCCAACAGTTAGAGCGGGAATACCCTTGGGTAAATGCCAAAATCATTGAAAAAGATGAAACACGTGCCCGCCATATTGCCTCCCAACTGACCAAAACAACCGTGCTTTGCGGGGATGTTCGTGATCAAGAATTGCTAATGGAAGCAAACGTAACATCAGCAGAAACGATCGTATCAGTCACCGATGATGACGAGACAAACATCCTTGGCGCCTTACTGGCCAAGCGTATGGGCTCTCAACGTGCTGTAACGCTCATTAACAAGGCCTTGTATGAGCCGCTGCTCAATAACCTTGGCATTGATGTGGTGGTCAACCCGCGCAACATCACGGTTTCACAAATTCTACAACAGGTACGTCGTGGTCGTATTCACTCCGTTCACTCCTTGCGTGAAGGCTTTGGTGAGTTGATTGAAGCCGAAGCTTTAGAAACCTCTCCACTGGTGGGGGAACCGTTGCGTGATGTTAAAATGCCCGCAGGTGTTCTGCTGGGGGCAATTGTGCGCGATGGTCAGGTGATCAGCCCACGCGGTGGCACCATCGTTCGACCCAAAGACAGGATCGTGCTGTTTGCAGCCTCAGACTCTGTTCGTAAAGTTGAAAAAATGTTCTCCGTCCGGTTGGAGTTTTTCTAGACCATGTCACGCTATGCCTATGTTAATGGCTCTTACATTCATCATGAAGAGGCCTCCGTCCATATTGAAGATCGCGGCTTTCAGTTTGGCGATAGTATCTATGAGGTTGTTTACCTCCATAAAGGCCGCCTGATTGATCAAGACCCGCATCTAGACCGTATGGAACGCTCCTTAGGCGAGATTGGTATGGAAATGCCCATGTCGCGCGCTGCCATGAAACTCATCATTCAAGAAATGGTGCGAAAGAACCGTTTAAAAACGGGGCTGGTCTATATTCAAGTCACGCGCGGGTCTTCAACACGTGACTTTCCTTTTCCCAAAACCTATCGCCCCACAGTGGTGATGACGGCGCGGCGCATGCCTGTCTTTGACCCGAAAAAAGCCTTAAAAGCGATTAAAGTCAAAAGTGTAGAGGATATCCGCTGGGGGCGTTGCGATATCAAAACGACTCAATTACTGGCCGCTGCTTTTTCTAAACAAATTGCATTGGATGACGGTTTTGATGATGCATGGATGGTTGATCAAGAAGGCTTTGTTACAGAAGGTACGTCCAACAATGCATGGATCGTGACCAAAGAGGGCAAACTAAAAACCCGCAAAGCCGACCATGACATTTTAAACGGCATCACGCGCCAATGCATTATCCGCCTTGCCAAAAACAAAGGCATGGAGATTAGTGAAGAGGCTTTCACCATTGAAGAAGCCCTTAACGCCAAAGAAGCCTTTGTCACCAGTGCGAGTGCGTGCCTTAAGCCTGTTACGCAAATTAATGACCAAACCGTGGGTAATGGTGAGGTTGGGCTGATATCTAGCGAGATTGCCCAACTCTACGCCGACTTCCTTGAAGGATAAGAAAATGCAAAATCAAGCAAAACCCAAGGCCATCCTTTTTGATTGGGACAACACGTTGGTCAATACATGGCCTGCCATTCATGATGCCAATAATCATACCCTCGTCGCCATGGGCCATGAACCTTGGACCTTTGAAGAAACCCTTGAGAGGGTTCGCAAATCCATGCGTGATAGTTTCCCTGTTTTATTTGGCGATCGCTGGGAAGAAGCGGCTAAAATCTTTTATGCCCGATTCGAAGAATCGCATATTTCACAGCTTGCCCCCCATGAGGGGGCCGAAAACATGCTGAAAGCCTTACATACCAAGGGATATTACCTAGCTGTGGTCTCAAATAAGACCGGAAAGTACCTGCGTGAAGAGGCGAACCATCTGGGATGGAGTAAATATTTCAATAAGATACTGGGGGCAGGGGATGCTCAACTGGATAAGCCCAACCCCGCACCCGTAGACCTTGCCCTTGAAGGTAGCGGAATCCCTAGGGGTTCAGAGGTTTGGTTCGTGGGCGATACGGACGTAGATTTGGAGTGTGCGCACAACTCTGGATGCATAGGAGTATTGGTTCGCGACACACCTCCTACAAATGGAGAGTTTGACGAGTTCCCTCCTTCTTGGTATTTCAATAAGTGCATGGAGTTAGCTGCGGCTCTTTAATTTGAGACGTTTGGGAGACTGATCAAGCCGAAGAGAACTCTGTAAAAAACTAAACCATAAATGCCAACAATAAAGATAAATTAGGGGATATAGACCCATGGCTGCTGAAAAGTCCCAGAATGTGCAAGACGTATTTCTAAACCACATTCGTAAACAAAAAAATTCCGTCACCATCTTCTTGGTAAACGGTGTGAAACTACAAGGGATCGTAACTTGGTTCGATAACTTCTCTGTTTTGCTTCGCAGAGACGGCCACACACAACTGGTGTATAAGCATGCAATTTCAACAATCATGCCTTCTTCACCTGTGCAACTGTTTGATCCGTCTGGCGAAGACGAAGAATAAGAGTGTCAAACAGTAACCTCCCGCCCAAAGACCAACCCAAAATGGGCTGGAGCGAAAATAACGACCGTACACCTTGTCTGGTCGTTCACCCGCATCTTAAAAGCGAGCGCGGAAATTTGCGCTCGCCTCAAGCCCGTCTGGAAGAATGTGTCGGGCTTGCCCAAGCTATTCATGTGGATGTGGTCCATAGTGAAGTGGTTAATGTCTCCAAACCCAAACCAGCAACCTTGTTTGGTAAAGGGGTTGTTGAATTAATTGCCACCACCATTGGGCGCGCAGGCCTTGAAAAACACGAATGGCCTGAAAACACCATTGATCTTGCCATTGTGGATGCGGCACTAACCCCCATCCAACAACGCAACCTTGAAAAAGAATGGAACTGTAAGGTCATTGACCGCACAGGCCTTATTCTTGAAATTTTTGGTGAACGCGCGCGCACCTCTGAGGGCTCCCTTCAGGTTGAACTTGCGGCCCTGACCTATCAACGCTCCCGCTTGGTACGTTCATGGACCCACCTAGAGCGCCAACGCGGTGGCCTTGGTTTTATCGGTGGTCCCGGTGAGTCACAGATCGAGCTTGATCGCCGTCTCATTGATGAACGCATCGTGCGTCTTAAAAAAGACTTACAAGATGTAAAACGCACACGTGAGCTCCACCGCAAGGCAAGACGCAACACGCCTTATCCTATTGTCGCCTTGGTTGGTTATACAAACGCGGGAAAATCCACCCTGTTTAACCGCTTGACCCAAGCAACAGTCTTTGCTGAAGATTTACTTTTTGCAACGCTTGATCCGACCATGCGCTCTATTGAGCTGCCCTCGGGTCGCGATGTGATTATGTCTGATACGGTTGGCTTTATCTCCCAACTTCCCCACGAGCTGGTTGCAGCTTTTCATGCCACCTTGGAAGAGGTCCATGAAGCCGATGTGATCTTGCATGTGCGCGATGCCTCCCACCCTGATACGGAAGCCCAGCGATTAGATGTACTGGACGTTCTTAAAACATTGGGTGTGGAAGAAAAACTCGAAGAATGCCTGATTGAGGTCTACAACAAGGCAGACCTGATCGATGATGAAACGCT
The genomic region above belongs to Candidatus Terasakiella magnetica and contains:
- a CDS encoding D-amino-acid transaminase, with the protein product MSRYAYVNGSYIHHEEASVHIEDRGFQFGDSIYEVVYLHKGRLIDQDPHLDRMERSLGEIGMEMPMSRAAMKLIIQEMVRKNRLKTGLVYIQVTRGSSTRDFPFPKTYRPTVVMTARRMPVFDPKKALKAIKVKSVEDIRWGRCDIKTTQLLAAAFSKQIALDDGFDDAWMVDQEGFVTEGTSNNAWIVTKEGKLKTRKADHDILNGITRQCIIRLAKNKGMEISEEAFTIEEALNAKEAFVTSASACLKPVTQINDQTVGNGEVGLISSEIAQLYADFLEG
- a CDS encoding HAD family hydrolase, with protein sequence MQNQAKPKAILFDWDNTLVNTWPAIHDANNHTLVAMGHEPWTFEETLERVRKSMRDSFPVLFGDRWEEAAKIFYARFEESHISQLAPHEGAENMLKALHTKGYYLAVVSNKTGKYLREEANHLGWSKYFNKILGAGDAQLDKPNPAPVDLALEGSGIPRGSEVWFVGDTDVDLECAHNSGCIGVLVRDTPPTNGEFDEFPPSWYFNKCMELAAAL
- the trkA gene encoding Trk system potassium transporter TrkA, which translates into the protein MKVIICGAGQVGSNIAHYLAMEDNDVTVVDQSPTLIGKLTDTLDCRGVAGHASHPDVLKEAGAEDADMLIAVTYTDEINMVAAQVAHSLFNVPTKIARIRSQSYLAPEWQNLYTRENLPIDVIISPEIEVARAVMRRLTVPGATDMIPLCGGKVRLVGVRCEEDCPLVHTPLRQLAQLFPDLNIVVVGMVRDGKSLIPSADDQFLPGDEAFFVVDEEHMGRALTAFGHDETEARRLLIFGGGNIGLFLAQQLEREYPWVNAKIIEKDETRARHIASQLTKTTVLCGDVRDQELLMEANVTSAETIVSVTDDDETNILGALLAKRMGSQRAVTLINKALYEPLLNNLGIDVVVNPRNITVSQILQQVRRGRIHSVHSLREGFGELIEAEALETSPLVGEPLRDVKMPAGVLLGAIVRDGQVISPRGGTIVRPKDRIVLFAASDSVRKVEKMFSVRLEFF
- a CDS encoding sensor histidine kinase NtrY-like; the encoded protein is MSVSLPKSSADQITKMLTWFRRTGLARKASFLLVVSTIFSGLATFIAMTSSGPEGSDPALILNLLYLDAILMLLLGAMIVRRLVNLKSQHSRGAAGSKLHTRLVLFFSLLAVTPAILVAIFAGLYLNLGMQSWFSERVSTALSSSKTVAKAYRAEHVRSIQIDALGLANSLNRKAPQLSRSRYALERELNRLALEKNLVEAALLDGQGRVIAQTALTLSLAFDKISKETFEKANQNDVVSSYEAKNDRARAVVKLERYIDTYLFIGRFIPPEISGSINRVETAYKQYSELEKRREGIHISFIMIFMIIALMLLLAAAWLGMMFANQMVRPLTDLIEASERIRKGDLAVRVDKEHSADEIGLLGRAFNRMTEQLEAQRESLVEANRELAERHRFTETVLDGVTAGVIGIDPEGFIHLPNRFASLFLKTEINDLIGKPLREIVPELEELLSQASLKPNRPAQEEVKLLRDGQVRIINANIAAEWVDDDLIGYVLTFDDITELQSAQRRAAWANVARRIAHEIKNPLTPIQLSAERLKRKYLKDIKNDPETFSMCTETIIRQVDDMRNMVDEFSSFARMPRPVLKMISINELCGETIFLEKNRTEAINYELDLPDTDIALLCDRQQVSRLLTNLVKNAAEGIFTKFNLDGESPIPEGMESPIGTVSLKLFEAEGEIVITIADNGVGFPQDERERLTDPYVTTRTKGTGLGLAIVKKIMEEHQGQLALKDREGGGAIVELRFPELEEYGQPAQEDNKEEDPMKMTVRLVTDGA
- a CDS encoding nitrogen assimilation response regulator NtrX encodes the protein MAHDILIVDDEADIRMLTAGILEDEGYETREAGGDIQALESVKTRRPSLVLLDIWLQGSRLDGLGILKALKKDHPDLPVVMMSGHGTIETAVKALHDGAYDFIEKPFKTDRLLMSVERALETADLRRENAELRSRGAVESQLVGTSSRLNQLRQAVEKVATSNSRVLINGPAGSGKEVAARHMHLQSKRAKGPFVVLNCATMEADVVESELFGIEADGKPGKVGFFEQAHNGTLLLDEVSDMPQDTQGKIVRVLQEQRFQRVGGNVPVEVDVRVVAASSKDLSLEMAEGRFREDLFYRLSVVPIDIPALNEHREDIAQLAQYFMTKTAEALGHAPRTFNDDALAAMQAYDWPGNVRELRNVVERVLIMAPGDASQPISAEMLPREVTTQDSESLKWDQASEIMGLPLRDAREIFEREYLSTQINRFGGNISKTASFVGMERSALHRKLKSLSLTTEEKAKA
- the hflX gene encoding GTPase HflX; protein product: MGWSENNDRTPCLVVHPHLKSERGNLRSPQARLEECVGLAQAIHVDVVHSEVVNVSKPKPATLFGKGVVELIATTIGRAGLEKHEWPENTIDLAIVDAALTPIQQRNLEKEWNCKVIDRTGLILEIFGERARTSEGSLQVELAALTYQRSRLVRSWTHLERQRGGLGFIGGPGESQIELDRRLIDERIVRLKKDLQDVKRTRELHRKARRNTPYPIVALVGYTNAGKSTLFNRLTQATVFAEDLLFATLDPTMRSIELPSGRDVIMSDTVGFISQLPHELVAAFHATLEEVHEADVILHVRDASHPDTEAQRLDVLDVLKTLGVEEKLEECLIEVYNKADLIDDETLSILENRVTRSNGRVSTVSAITGQGCEQLLEDINTLLSSRFQTFELKVPYSDGQLLSWLYEHGEVTDRIEGEEDFSISVKMNDMNASRFKQKYPQFFEPEEEIEEKSPSGWSPT
- the hfq gene encoding RNA chaperone Hfq, whose translation is MAAEKSQNVQDVFLNHIRKQKNSVTIFLVNGVKLQGIVTWFDNFSVLLRRDGHTQLVYKHAISTIMPSSPVQLFDPSGEDEE